A part of Chthoniobacterales bacterium genomic DNA contains:
- a CDS encoding AURKAIP1/COX24 domain-containing protein has product MGSIKKKRKAKIAKHKRRKRMKLNRHKKRLRYKS; this is encoded by the coding sequence ATGGGCTCGATTAAGAAGAAAAGAAAGGCGAAGATCGCCAAACACAAGCGCCGCAAGCGCATGAAACTCAACCGCCACAAGAAGCGGTTGCGCTACAAGTCGTAA
- a CDS encoding CvpA family protein has product MNSIEISILVLALAPLLYRTWNGWRQGASVEVRYLLANLFGVLVAIRYWQPWTEKISGGLTFDPRWVAIASFIALYGLGVLVAGFVVRLKGPSYRSVKPDFANKGLGVLAGLASGFIAAASVFWLAQVARPGSFETVPAFKDAGGALRGGMQSLETAVGVAPDSTGRTRYPLVTLAEVPADPSAGAAPEGAVLMQQRGHVAWQP; this is encoded by the coding sequence ATGAATTCGATCGAAATCTCCATTCTGGTGCTCGCGCTGGCGCCGTTGCTTTACCGGACCTGGAATGGCTGGCGGCAGGGCGCCTCGGTCGAGGTCCGCTACCTCCTCGCGAATCTTTTCGGCGTGCTCGTGGCCATTCGTTACTGGCAGCCCTGGACCGAGAAGATTTCCGGCGGCCTGACGTTCGATCCGCGCTGGGTGGCGATTGCATCCTTCATCGCGCTCTACGGGCTCGGCGTGCTCGTGGCCGGATTCGTCGTGCGACTCAAGGGGCCGAGCTATCGGAGCGTGAAGCCCGATTTCGCCAACAAGGGCCTCGGGGTGCTGGCGGGGCTGGCCTCCGGCTTCATTGCGGCGGCGTCGGTCTTCTGGCTCGCGCAGGTTGCCAGGCCCGGGAGCTTCGAGACGGTGCCGGCGTTCAAGGATGCCGGCGGCGCGCTCCGCGGGGGCATGCAATCGCTCGAGACGGCCGTGGGCGTTGCGCCCGACAGCACGGGGCGCACGCGTTATCCGCTTGTCACGCTTGCGGAAGTGCCGGCCGATCCCTCGGCGGGTGCGGCCCCGGAGGGCGCGGTTCTCATGCAGCAGCGCGGTCACGTCGCCTGGCAGCCGTAA
- a CDS encoding MqnA/MqnD/SBP family protein, with protein MTDWKSLTLTLGHSPDPDDAFMFYAMAEEKIDLHGFKFQHILQDIQTLNERATRGELHITAVSIHSLAYVLDKYALLPSGASMGDGYGPMFIVNSGAGLPADATEEERRKFLLGKKIAVPGKMTSAFLAAQLFLGTSSFDYVVVPFDEIFEAVSSGKVDVGLIIHEGQLTYSRDGFELVLDLGAWWKGRTGLPLPLGGNVVHKDIPHEVRLELADVLHASIAYGLEHRAPAVDHSMSHARGMDTTLADEFIGMYVNDYTLDYGDAGRQAIRLFLSEAHAAGLIPKPVELEFVE; from the coding sequence ATGACCGACTGGAAATCCCTCACGCTCACCCTTGGCCACTCTCCCGACCCGGACGACGCCTTCATGTTTTACGCGATGGCCGAGGAGAAGATCGATCTCCACGGCTTCAAGTTTCAGCACATTCTTCAGGATATCCAGACGCTCAACGAACGCGCGACGCGCGGCGAACTGCACATCACGGCCGTCTCGATCCACTCACTGGCCTACGTGCTCGATAAGTATGCGCTGCTGCCGAGCGGCGCGAGCATGGGCGACGGCTACGGCCCGATGTTCATCGTGAACTCCGGCGCCGGTCTGCCCGCAGACGCCACCGAGGAAGAGCGCCGGAAGTTTTTGCTCGGCAAAAAGATCGCGGTCCCTGGCAAGATGACCAGCGCCTTCCTCGCCGCGCAGCTCTTTCTCGGCACGTCATCCTTCGATTACGTGGTGGTGCCCTTCGACGAAATTTTCGAGGCGGTCAGCTCGGGCAAGGTCGACGTCGGCCTCATTATTCACGAGGGCCAGCTCACGTATTCCCGCGACGGCTTCGAGCTCGTTCTCGACCTCGGCGCCTGGTGGAAAGGCCGCACCGGCCTGCCCCTCCCGCTCGGCGGCAACGTCGTGCACAAGGACATCCCGCACGAAGTCCGGCTGGAACTCGCTGACGTCCTTCACGCGAGCATCGCCTACGGCCTCGAGCATCGGGCTCCGGCCGTGGATCACAGCATGAGTCACGCGCGCGGGATGGATACGACGCTCGCCGATGAATTCATCGGCATGTATGTGAACGACTACACGCTCGACTACGGTGACGCGGGCCGGCAGGCGATCCGCCTGTTCCTGAGCGAGGCCCACGCGGCCGGGCTGATCCCGAAGCCGGTCGAGCTGGAGTTCGTCGAATAG
- a CDS encoding quinone-dependent dihydroorotate dehydrogenase, producing MSLYDLLRPLLFQMDAEAAHHFALGALETAPAPFLRMGFGAAPEDERIVAGIRFRNPVGLAAGMDKNAIALPAWEALGFGFVEVGTITAKAQPGNPQPRLFRFPELQALINRMGFNNDGADVVAARLDRLKASGRWPRIPVGVNLGKSKVTELADAAADYLHSFRALRDYGDYFVVNVSSPNTPGLRELQDKDALTKIVRTLRDYDHAKPLFVKIAPDLTPPQLDAILELAATEDLSGLIATNTTLDHSPIPAERDETGGLSGAPLRDRAAEVTRHLCAGTKRPVIASGGIMDAATARGRLEMGAALVQIYTGFVYRGPALIREIATAARTKGNSSR from the coding sequence ATGAGCCTCTACGACCTTCTGCGGCCCCTGTTGTTTCAAATGGATGCGGAGGCGGCGCATCACTTTGCCCTCGGCGCGCTGGAGACGGCGCCCGCGCCGTTCCTGCGAATGGGCTTCGGCGCCGCACCCGAGGATGAACGTATCGTCGCCGGCATTCGCTTTCGAAATCCGGTTGGCCTCGCCGCCGGCATGGACAAGAACGCGATCGCGCTGCCGGCCTGGGAAGCGCTCGGCTTCGGCTTTGTCGAAGTCGGCACGATCACCGCAAAGGCCCAGCCAGGAAATCCCCAGCCACGCCTCTTTCGCTTTCCGGAATTGCAGGCGCTCATCAATCGGATGGGCTTCAACAACGACGGTGCGGACGTCGTCGCGGCGCGCCTCGACCGGCTGAAGGCTTCCGGCCGCTGGCCCCGCATCCCCGTAGGCGTGAATCTCGGCAAATCGAAGGTGACGGAACTCGCGGACGCCGCCGCAGACTACCTGCACAGCTTTCGCGCCCTCCGCGACTACGGCGACTATTTCGTGGTGAACGTGAGTTCGCCGAACACGCCGGGCCTGCGCGAGTTGCAGGACAAGGACGCCCTCACGAAGATCGTGCGCACCCTCCGCGACTACGACCACGCGAAGCCGCTTTTCGTCAAGATCGCGCCCGACCTCACGCCACCGCAGCTCGACGCCATTCTCGAACTCGCCGCGACGGAAGATCTCTCCGGCCTCATCGCGACAAACACCACGCTCGACCACTCCCCGATCCCTGCGGAGCGAGACGAGACGGGCGGCCTGAGCGGAGCTCCCCTGCGCGACCGGGCTGCGGAAGTCACCCGTCATCTCTGCGCCGGCACAAAACGCCCGGTGATCGCCTCGGGCGGCATCATGGACGCCGCCACGGCCCGCGGCCGCCTGGAAATGGGCGCCGCGCTCGTCCAGATCTACACGGGCTTCGTCTATCGCGGTCCGGCCCTCATTCGCGAGATCGCGACGGCGGCTCGAACGAAGGGGAATTCGTCCCGATAG
- a CDS encoding DUF2062 domain-containing protein, which translates to MKKLIEHIRSLFRRLLELRDTPHAIAGGVAIGMFFGFTPLFGVKTLLSLVTAWLARCSKIAAVISVSLHDVVTPLWPFLLRMEYDIGFWLLNHPHRLPPKIAFHHVKVAELLQWTTFLNIGLPLLVGSLAIAVPAAIIAYFVAFGVMRRRELRRLPPSA; encoded by the coding sequence GTGAAGAAATTGATCGAACATATCCGCTCGCTCTTCCGGCGCCTGCTGGAATTGCGCGATACGCCGCATGCGATCGCCGGGGGCGTGGCCATCGGAATGTTCTTTGGCTTCACGCCGCTTTTCGGCGTGAAGACGCTTCTTTCGCTGGTGACGGCGTGGCTGGCGCGATGCAGCAAGATCGCGGCGGTGATTTCTGTGAGCCTGCACGACGTCGTCACACCGCTCTGGCCGTTTCTCCTTCGGATGGAATACGACATCGGTTTCTGGCTGCTCAACCATCCGCATCGGCTGCCGCCGAAGATCGCCTTCCACCACGTCAAAGTTGCCGAGCTCCTGCAATGGACGACATTCCTGAATATCGGTCTGCCGCTCCTTGTCGGGTCGCTGGCCATTGCCGTGCCAGCGGCAATCATCGCGTATTTCGTCGCATTCGGAGTCATGCGGAGGCGCGAGTTACGCCGGTTGCCGCCCTCGGCTTGA
- a CDS encoding tetratricopeptide repeat protein: MKFAVRLRATPTLRWLVAGILAPAANLHLAVASSTDYLFDEGERAPAPYHLNPKAERQADAMAHFVTGVFEEESAGPEKALASYREVLTIDPGFTKLAIEVAYDYLRRGEASEAIGVLKDAIKARPDDADPALALSSIYLRHLRKPDLAERYAEVALKVDPARFAGYEALWEISQAQADSAGCARAIVRALKAKATTSEYWLQLADFLTNSADGDASMSEKTRAQLTICVDKAAAANGNDAASLARIGDYYVIVRQLDKSAKFYRQALDLKDDLPGVNERLASTLIELGRKDEAIPVLEKVIAGNPLDALAYDQLYRLYDARGDQEKALTGVEQALIIDKHNFVRQRDLLMLLLNTGRFESAVTRAGEARRLFPKVPFFTYVQARAMAAAKHSDEALTIFEHAAVEAAANDPSLLNGLFYFDYACTAQLAGRNVKAAELFKKSIELDPKNPDAFNALGYMWVERGENLDEAEGLIRRALSLDPGNGAYVDSLGWLHYQRGQFAEALDELLRAAKAMPQPDAVVFEHIGDTYRALNRTAEALLYWQKAAQLDASNKSLLTKIDETTARMAAQKP, encoded by the coding sequence ATGAAATTCGCGGTCCGGCTCCGTGCGACGCCCACCCTCCGGTGGCTCGTCGCAGGGATTTTAGCCCCGGCCGCGAATCTGCATCTGGCCGTCGCCTCATCGACGGACTATCTGTTCGACGAAGGCGAACGAGCGCCTGCTCCCTACCACCTCAACCCGAAAGCCGAGCGCCAGGCTGATGCCATGGCGCATTTCGTCACGGGCGTCTTCGAGGAAGAGAGTGCCGGCCCCGAAAAAGCGCTGGCCAGTTACCGTGAGGTGCTGACCATTGATCCGGGCTTTACGAAGCTCGCGATCGAGGTTGCCTACGACTATTTGCGCCGCGGGGAAGCGAGCGAGGCTATCGGTGTGTTGAAGGACGCCATCAAGGCGCGTCCGGATGATGCCGACCCCGCCCTCGCGCTCTCGTCGATCTATCTGCGCCACTTGCGCAAGCCCGATCTGGCCGAGCGTTATGCCGAGGTCGCTCTCAAGGTCGATCCGGCGCGATTTGCCGGCTACGAGGCGCTTTGGGAGATTTCGCAGGCGCAGGCGGATTCCGCCGGCTGTGCGCGGGCGATTGTGCGAGCCCTCAAGGCCAAAGCGACCACGTCGGAATACTGGCTCCAGCTTGCGGATTTCCTGACAAACTCCGCGGACGGAGACGCGTCGATGAGCGAGAAGACGCGCGCCCAGCTCACTATCTGCGTCGACAAAGCCGCCGCGGCGAATGGGAACGATGCGGCATCGCTTGCCCGGATCGGCGATTACTACGTCATCGTGCGCCAGCTCGATAAGTCGGCAAAATTTTACCGCCAGGCACTCGATCTCAAGGATGACCTGCCTGGCGTGAATGAGCGACTGGCCAGCACGCTGATCGAGCTCGGTCGCAAGGACGAGGCGATCCCCGTGCTGGAGAAGGTCATTGCCGGGAATCCCCTCGACGCGCTGGCCTACGACCAGCTTTATCGCCTTTACGACGCCCGCGGCGACCAGGAGAAGGCGCTCACTGGCGTCGAACAGGCGCTCATCATCGACAAGCACAACTTCGTCCGGCAGCGCGACCTCCTCATGCTGCTGCTGAACACGGGGCGATTCGAGTCGGCCGTGACCCGCGCCGGGGAAGCACGGCGCCTGTTTCCGAAGGTCCCGTTCTTCACCTATGTGCAGGCGCGGGCCATGGCGGCTGCGAAGCATTCGGACGAGGCGCTGACCATTTTCGAGCATGCTGCGGTGGAGGCGGCGGCTAACGATCCGTCGTTGCTGAACGGCCTTTTCTATTTCGATTACGCCTGCACGGCGCAGCTCGCGGGCCGTAACGTCAAGGCGGCGGAGCTTTTCAAGAAATCCATCGAGCTCGATCCGAAGAATCCCGACGCGTTCAACGCCCTCGGCTACATGTGGGTCGAGCGCGGCGAGAATCTGGACGAAGCGGAAGGGCTCATCCGCAGGGCGCTGAGCCTTGATCCGGGCAACGGCGCCTACGTCGACAGCCTCGGCTGGCTGCATTATCAGCGCGGCCAGTTCGCCGAGGCGCTCGACGAACTCCTGCGCGCGGCGAAAGCCATGCCGCAGCCCGACGCCGTCGTCTTCGAGCACATCGGCGACACGTATCGTGCGCTCAATCGCACCGCGGAGGCCTTGCTTTACTGGCAGAAGGCCGCGCAGCTCGATGCCTCGAACAAGTCGTTGCTCACGAAGATCGACGAGACGACCGCCCGCATGGCGGCGCAAAAGCCCTGA
- a CDS encoding GspE/PulE family protein has protein sequence MVRVGKNGYGLAVGAVLLATLLPVDAEHIVFTNGHQEPDAHIVARTEDFISVQVESGIIRYPLSSIVSIDGRSVSAAGSAASTTASGAPAGFPSANGASGETTVVSVDEHPENASTTAPASAVGGNSAPITASADAATLPAGDRWNFELLLLGLLIFSGVWMRSLQAVQRDLYERHAEPRYWTLAALLLPGVGAAAYFATLGTQQKLAEARANKLKARAAAEAAPAPVASGTGMAFPFSVPKALDPARHLARKGSTRKGLTFLDTERQSIAIKGDGELASGLDNASEVLEEALLEKASDIHIEPTSDAYRVRFRLDGILHERMSFQASDGIRVVTALKSLAEIDVAEKRRAQDGKFRVRTDGREVDFRVATANSIYGEKMVIRVLDHRGGVFDLTSLGMSEEMLSTFQNVIHSKNGMILATGPTGSGKTSTLYAALRQLDATRLNIMTIEDPAEYELDGATQIAVNPRAGITYEAGLRSILRQDPDVILIGEMRDTEASAVAVRAALTGHLVLSTLHTKDAIGTVSRLQDLGIERYQIASALLMVIAQRLVRVLCPECRQEYPAVGNELESVGFSFEPGTPLYAAQGCEACLGTGFRGRTGLFELLVLDDEFRRIIGENADEATVSQLALERGFKSFRYDGAEKVLMGITTVDEVIQAS, from the coding sequence GTGGTTCGCGTGGGAAAAAACGGCTACGGGCTTGCGGTCGGCGCAGTTCTCCTCGCGACCCTTCTTCCCGTCGATGCAGAGCACATCGTCTTTACGAACGGGCATCAGGAACCAGACGCCCATATCGTGGCGCGCACTGAGGATTTTATCTCGGTGCAGGTGGAAAGCGGGATCATCCGTTATCCACTGAGCTCGATCGTCAGCATCGACGGAAGATCGGTTTCCGCGGCCGGGTCGGCCGCCTCCACCACGGCGTCGGGAGCGCCCGCCGGCTTTCCCTCGGCAAACGGTGCGTCGGGGGAAACGACCGTTGTCTCCGTCGATGAGCATCCGGAAAATGCGTCGACGACGGCTCCGGCTTCCGCGGTGGGTGGAAATTCCGCGCCGATCACCGCCTCGGCCGACGCGGCCACTCTTCCCGCCGGCGATCGCTGGAATTTCGAGCTGCTTCTGCTGGGCCTGCTGATTTTCAGCGGCGTGTGGATGCGGAGCCTGCAGGCCGTGCAACGAGATCTTTACGAGCGCCACGCGGAGCCCCGGTATTGGACGCTCGCCGCGCTGCTTCTCCCCGGCGTGGGAGCTGCGGCCTATTTCGCGACGCTGGGCACCCAGCAAAAACTCGCCGAGGCGCGGGCGAACAAACTGAAAGCCCGGGCGGCCGCCGAGGCTGCGCCGGCGCCTGTCGCCAGCGGCACGGGCATGGCGTTTCCTTTCAGCGTTCCCAAGGCGCTGGACCCTGCACGCCATCTCGCCCGCAAGGGATCCACGCGAAAGGGCCTCACGTTTCTCGATACCGAGCGACAATCCATCGCGATCAAAGGTGACGGGGAGCTGGCTTCCGGCCTCGACAACGCCAGCGAGGTCCTCGAGGAGGCGCTGCTCGAGAAAGCGAGTGACATTCACATCGAACCGACGAGCGACGCCTACCGCGTTCGCTTCCGCCTCGACGGCATTTTGCACGAGCGGATGTCCTTCCAGGCGTCGGATGGCATCCGCGTCGTCACGGCCCTGAAGTCGCTCGCCGAGATCGACGTCGCGGAAAAACGCCGCGCGCAGGACGGAAAGTTTCGCGTGCGGACGGACGGTCGTGAGGTCGACTTCCGCGTGGCCACGGCCAACTCGATTTATGGCGAGAAGATGGTCATTCGCGTGCTCGATCACCGCGGTGGGGTGTTCGATCTCACTTCGCTCGGCATGTCCGAGGAGATGCTCTCGACCTTCCAGAATGTCATCCACTCGAAGAATGGAATGATCCTCGCGACCGGGCCGACCGGCTCGGGGAAGACGTCCACGCTCTATGCCGCGCTGCGCCAGCTCGACGCGACGCGATTGAACATCATGACGATCGAAGATCCGGCCGAATACGAGCTGGATGGCGCCACGCAGATCGCCGTGAACCCGCGCGCTGGCATCACCTACGAAGCGGGCCTGCGTTCCATTCTCCGGCAGGATCCGGACGTCATTCTCATCGGCGAGATGCGTGACACCGAGGCCTCTGCCGTCGCCGTGCGGGCCGCGCTCACCGGGCACCTCGTCCTCAGCACTCTTCACACGAAGGACGCGATCGGCACGGTCTCGCGCCTGCAGGATTTGGGAATCGAACGTTATCAGATCGCCTCCGCGTTGCTCATGGTCATTGCGCAGCGGCTTGTGCGCGTGCTTTGTCCCGAGTGCCGGCAGGAATATCCTGCCGTCGGCAATGAACTCGAAAGCGTCGGGTTCAGTTTCGAGCCCGGCACGCCGCTCTACGCCGCGCAGGGTTGCGAGGCCTGCCTCGGCACCGGCTTTCGCGGTCGCACGGGCCTGTTCGAGCTGCTCGTGCTCGACGATGAGTTTCGCCGAATCATCGGCGAGAATGCCGACGAAGCGACGGTCAGTCAGCTCGCCCTCGAGCGCGGATTCAAGAGCTTCCGTTACGATGGGGCCGAGAAGGTGCTCATGGGCATCACGACGGTCGACGAGGTCATCCAGGCGTCATGA
- a CDS encoding histidinol-phosphate transaminase, with protein sequence LEAMLAAITPRTRQVFIANPNNPTGTLVGQAEIDAFMARVPDHVVVVFDEAYYEFLEDAPDVLKYVREGRNVVVMRTFSKIQGLAALRIGYGLAPAKLAEVLQKTRQPFNANSLAQAGALAGLADEEHMRRTRELTTEGRNYFQAEFAAMDLEFVPSHANFVLVRVGDGDAVFRTLLQRGLIVRAMRSYKLPEWIRVSVGTMEQNRRFIAELRAIDAAGGISRGELATVS encoded by the coding sequence CTCGAGGCCATGCTCGCCGCCATCACCCCGCGCACCCGCCAGGTCTTCATCGCGAATCCCAACAATCCCACGGGCACGCTCGTCGGCCAGGCCGAGATCGACGCCTTCATGGCCCGCGTGCCGGATCACGTCGTGGTCGTGTTCGACGAGGCCTACTACGAATTCCTCGAGGACGCTCCCGACGTGCTGAAATACGTGCGCGAAGGCCGCAACGTCGTCGTCATGCGCACGTTCTCGAAGATTCAGGGCCTCGCCGCCCTGCGCATCGGCTACGGCCTCGCCCCCGCGAAACTCGCCGAGGTCCTCCAAAAGACCCGCCAGCCGTTCAATGCGAACTCCCTCGCCCAGGCCGGCGCGCTTGCCGGCCTCGCGGACGAGGAGCACATGCGCCGCACCCGCGAGCTCACCACCGAGGGCCGCAACTACTTCCAGGCCGAGTTTGCTGCGATGGATCTCGAGTTCGTGCCGAGCCACGCGAACTTCGTGCTCGTGCGCGTCGGCGACGGCGACGCCGTTTTCAGGACGCTGCTCCAGCGCGGCCTCATCGTCCGCGCCATGCGGAGCTACAAACTGCCGGAATGGATCCGCGTCTCCGTCGGCACGATGGAGCAGAACCGCCGCTTCATTGCGGAGCTGCGCGCCATCGATGCCGCCGGCGGCATCTCCCGCGGCGAGCTGGCGACCGTCTCGTAG
- the mnmE gene encoding tRNA uridine-5-carboxymethylaminomethyl(34) synthesis GTPase MnmE, whose protein sequence is MLVEDTIAALSTPPGEGAIAVVRVSGSDAPTIIERVFRGPAPKPRRAVLGRIVDAEGVVDEVVLTTFAAPASYTGEHVVEIGCHGGVLVSARVLQTVLEAGARAAGPGEFTQRAFLNGKMDLTQAEAVMDLIRAQTPLAARAAAEQLAGRIGAEILEIRAAILDVVAHVEAYIDFPDEDIDPDTGAALLGRIAATRERIASLLATANEGRILREGVRLAICGRPNAGKSSLLNRLAGYDRAIVSATPGTTRDTIEEVLNLRGIPFRVIDTAGLRETPDAIEREGVRRAREAVEAADVVLRLIDATDADASNDPAVADGEIVVFNKCDLAEGAPGGLAISCSTGMGIDALVDTIAARVRTEPLAGRDTLAAVNARHQACLKRAEAALADATAKLEAGESPEFVALDLRIALDAAGEVVGVVDTDDILGRIFGSFCIGK, encoded by the coding sequence ATGCTCGTCGAGGATACCATTGCCGCGCTTTCCACGCCTCCGGGCGAGGGAGCGATCGCGGTGGTGCGGGTATCGGGCTCGGACGCTCCCACGATCATCGAGCGCGTTTTTCGGGGCCCCGCGCCGAAGCCACGGCGCGCGGTCCTCGGACGGATCGTCGATGCCGAGGGCGTGGTCGACGAAGTCGTGCTGACGACGTTCGCCGCCCCGGCGAGCTACACCGGCGAGCATGTCGTCGAGATCGGCTGCCACGGTGGCGTGCTCGTCTCGGCCCGCGTTTTGCAGACGGTGCTGGAAGCCGGCGCCCGGGCCGCCGGACCGGGAGAATTCACGCAACGGGCCTTTCTCAACGGCAAGATGGACCTCACGCAGGCCGAGGCCGTGATGGACCTCATCCGCGCCCAGACACCGCTCGCCGCCCGCGCCGCGGCCGAGCAACTCGCCGGGCGCATCGGCGCGGAAATTCTCGAGATTCGCGCGGCGATTCTCGACGTCGTCGCGCACGTGGAGGCCTACATCGACTTTCCCGACGAGGACATCGATCCCGACACGGGCGCCGCGCTGCTCGGGCGCATCGCCGCCACACGAGAGCGGATCGCCTCGCTGCTCGCCACTGCAAACGAGGGCCGCATCCTCCGCGAGGGCGTGCGTCTCGCCATTTGCGGCCGGCCGAACGCCGGGAAATCGAGCCTGCTCAATCGCCTTGCCGGCTACGACCGCGCCATCGTCAGCGCGACCCCCGGCACCACCCGCGACACCATCGAGGAAGTGCTGAATCTGCGCGGCATTCCGTTTCGCGTGATCGACACAGCCGGCCTGCGCGAGACGCCCGACGCTATCGAGCGCGAGGGCGTGCGCCGCGCGCGCGAAGCGGTGGAAGCCGCGGACGTGGTCCTGCGATTGATCGATGCGACCGACGCCGACGCATCAAATGACCCCGCCGTCGCCGACGGCGAAATCGTCGTCTTCAACAAATGCGACCTCGCCGAAGGCGCTCCTGGCGGCCTCGCGATTTCGTGTTCGACCGGAATGGGAATCGACGCGCTTGTGGACACGATCGCCGCTCGCGTGCGCACGGAGCCACTCGCAGGCCGCGACACGCTTGCCGCCGTCAATGCCCGGCATCAGGCCTGCCTTAAGCGCGCGGAGGCGGCTCTCGCCGACGCTACCGCCAAACTCGAGGCGGGCGAGTCCCCGGAATTCGTCGCCCTCGATCTGCGCATCGCCCTCGACGCGGCGGGCGAAGTCGTCGGCGTGGTCGACACGGACGACATTCTCGGCCGCATCTTCGGATCCTTTTGCATCGGAAAATAA
- the hisG gene encoding ATP phosphoribosyltransferase — MSQKILTVGVPSGSLLDATIDLFAKAGFTISGSKRSYRPSIDDPEIEIRMLRAQEISRYVEHGYLDCGITGKDWVAENDSKVEALAELPYSKATAMPTRWILAVPEDSPFKCAEDLAGKRVATEAVGLTRRFFESRGVTVDIEFSWGATEVKVPDLVDAIVDITETGSSLRANKLRIIETLMESYPVFIANSASSTDEWKRAKMENLVLLLKGALAARDLVGLKMNLPAASLKNLLEALPSLRNPTVSPLAQETWVAVETVIDEKTVREMIPKLKALGAEGIIEYPLNKVVY; from the coding sequence ATGAGCCAGAAAATCCTCACCGTCGGCGTGCCATCCGGCAGCCTGCTTGACGCGACCATCGACCTTTTCGCGAAAGCGGGCTTCACCATTTCTGGCTCGAAACGATCCTACCGTCCGTCGATCGACGATCCCGAGATCGAGATTCGCATGCTCCGTGCGCAGGAAATCAGCCGCTACGTCGAGCACGGCTATCTCGACTGCGGCATCACCGGCAAGGACTGGGTCGCCGAGAACGATTCCAAGGTCGAGGCGCTGGCCGAGCTGCCCTACAGCAAGGCGACCGCGATGCCGACGCGCTGGATTCTTGCCGTGCCGGAGGACTCCCCGTTCAAATGCGCGGAGGATCTCGCCGGCAAGCGCGTCGCCACCGAGGCCGTCGGCCTCACCCGCCGGTTCTTCGAATCCCGCGGGGTCACGGTGGACATTGAATTTTCCTGGGGTGCCACCGAAGTGAAGGTTCCCGATCTTGTCGACGCGATCGTCGACATCACGGAGACCGGTTCCTCGCTGCGCGCGAACAAACTCCGCATCATCGAGACGCTCATGGAGTCGTATCCCGTCTTCATCGCGAACTCCGCTTCGTCGACCGACGAATGGAAGCGCGCGAAGATGGAGAACCTCGTTTTGCTGCTCAAGGGCGCCCTCGCCGCGCGCGATCTCGTCGGTCTCAAGATGAACCTTCCGGCAGCAAGCCTGAAGAATTTGCTTGAGGCGCTGCCATCCCTGCGAAATCCTACAGTTTCGCCCCTGGCCCAGGAAACCTGGGTGGCGGTGGAAACAGTCATTGATGAAAAGACCGTCAGGGAGATGATCCCGAAGCTGAAGGCTCTCGGGGCGGAAGGTATTATTGAATACCCCTTGAACAAAGTAGTTTACTAA